One part of the Rattus rattus isolate New Zealand chromosome 14, Rrattus_CSIRO_v1, whole genome shotgun sequence genome encodes these proteins:
- the Pter gene encoding phosphotriesterase-related protein, producing the protein MSSLSGKVQTVLGLVEPSQLGRTLTHEHLTMAFDSFYCPPPPCQEAASREPIMMKNLFWIQKNPYSHQENLQLNQEVEAVREELLYFKAKGGGAVVENTTTGLSRDVRTLKWLSEQTGVHIIAGAGFYVDATHSAATRAMSVEQWHENADSCRPRSPVLQIDRTKPRAETMSDETILKRRQQLASFVFSSND; encoded by the exons ATGTCTTCCTTAAGTGGGAAAGTACAAACAGTTCTGGGCCTCGTAGAACCCAGCCAACTGGGACGCACCCTGACCCATGAGCATCTGACGATGGCCTTTGACAGTTTTTATTGCCCACCTCCTCCATGCCAGGAAGCTGCCTCCAGGGAACCTATCATgatgaaaaatttattttggaTTCAGAAAAATCCTTACTCCCATCAAGAGAATCTTCAGTTGAATCAGGAGGTAGAAGCCGTAAGAGAAGAACTGTTGTATTTCAAGGCTAAGGGCGGAGGAGCCGTGGTGGAGAACACGACCACGGGACTCAGCAGGGATGTGCGTACGCTGAAGTGGCTGTCAGAACAGACTGGAGTCCACATCATAGCTGGTGCTGGGTTTTACGTAGACGCAACTCACTCTGCAGCAACCAGAGCCATGTCGGTGGAGCAG TGGCATGAGAATGCGGACTCGTGTCGTCCCAGATCACCGGTTCTACAGATAGATAGGACGAAACCTAGAGCAGAGACCATGTCAGATGAGACTATTCTGAAAAGGAGACAGCAGTTGGCATCCTTTGTGTTCTCTAGTAATGACTAG